GTTCGCGAGCTCGCCGTTCGTGACGCGCACGGCGGTGGCGAGGCCCTCGACTTCGAGCACGCCCTTGGTCGCGCCGATGCTCACCACGTCGGGGCCCGCGGTTCCGTCCACCACGATCGTGTCGGCGGCGCCGTCGCCGGTGCCGCCGCCCGTGGTTCCGCCGAGGTCGACGTTCACGCGCGCCAGGCCGGTGCCGGTGAGATCGTCCACGCGGACGTTGTCGATCCCGCCGAGCGTGGAGAGGTCGAGCTCCTCCACGCCGTGCAGGTCCATGGTGATGTTGGCCACGTCGCGGGTGAAGCGCACGCGGCCCCCGTTGGGCGAGATCTCGTAGCGCTCGCTGACGTTCGCGCCGTGGAACTCGAGTATGTCGTTGCCGTCCTGGCCTTCGATGATGTCGTTGCCGTCGCCCGGGCTCCACACGGCCACGTCGTCGCCGGCGCCGAGCAGGAGCGTGTCGTCGCCGCGCCGGCCGTTCACGAAGTCGTCGCCGTCGCCGGCGATGAAGAAGTCGTTGCCGGAGCCGCCCGTGAGTGTGTCGTTGCCCGGTCCGCCGTCGATCACGATCGTCTTGGTGGTGAACGAGCCGTTGCTCTCGTCCACCAGCACCGTGTCGTTCCCGCCGCCGGCGGAGATCGTGATCGAGTCGAACGTGGCGAGGTCGAAGGTGAACTCGGGCTTCCCGTCCATCTTCACGTCGACGTCGAGCTTCGTCGCATCGTTCGGATCGAGACGGATCGCGAGCTTGTCGCTCTTGTTGTCGCCGGTGATCGTGAGCGTCGAGCCATTCAGCGCGGCGGTGTAGCTCGCGTGTGCGGCGCTCGCGGCGAGCAGGAAGATCGCGGCCAAAAGGGTGCGCATGGCGGCGAGCATATCAGGGTCACCCGGGGCCCGGAACGAGTGGCTCGTTGCGTATCTAGTGCACGCGAGCTGCGCGGTCGAGGAACGCCAGCACCCGGGCCTCGGGCTCGACCGGCAGGCGCAGGATGGCGCGCTCCACGCCCAGGTCCTGCGCGGCGCGCAGCGCGTCGGCGGTCTGGTCCTTCTCTTCCAGGAACAGGAGTGACACGGCGAGCTTCGTGTCGTCGCGCCCGTGCTTGCGCATGCGCGCGCGCACGTCGTCGATGCTGCGCTTGGTGTGACTCACGTTGAAGGTGAGCGGCAGCCAGCCGTCGGCGTGGCGTGCCACCTGCTCGCGGCCGAAGGGCGTGTCGAGCGTGCCGAGCACGATCGGCGGGTGCGGCTTCTGCACGGGCTTGGGGTACTGCCACATGGGGCCGAAGCGCACCCAGCGGCCCTCGAAGCTCGCGCGCTCCTGGGTCCAGATCGCCTTCAGCGCCGCGACGCGCTCGACCGCCTGCTGCCAGCGGTCCGCGAACTCGACGCCGTGATTCTGCATCTCGGGCACGTTCCAGCCCGCGCCCACGCCGAAGACGAAGCGGCCGTCCGACAGCTGGTCGAGCGTGGCGACCTGCTTGGCCAGGCCGATCGGGTGGTGCTGGTTGATCAGGCAGATGCAGGTGCCCAGCGTGAGTCGCGTGGTGACTGCCGCCGCGGCGGCCAGGCCCGCGAACGGATCGGACATGTGGCGGTACTCGACCGGCAGCTCCTCGCCCAGCGGACTCTTCACCACGCCGTCGGGCGGAATGGGAATGTGCGTGTGCTCGGGCAGCCAGAGTGACTCGAAGCCACGCTGCTCGAGCGCGCTCGCGAGCCGGTCCGCACGGATGGTGTACTCGGTGTTGAAGGACATGACGCCGATCTTCATGCCCCGAGTGTACCCGTGTCGGGGCTGGAGTATCCTGGCCGCCATGGCGGCCGAATCGCTGATCGACCTCGAGCGCTATCCCCTGTTCCAGCTCGACTCCGCGCGCGGCCGCGAGCTGGTGCGCGCCGCGCACGAGGAGCGCGCGCGCCGCGGCATGGCCGTGCTGCCCGGCTTCCTGCGCGCCGACGCGCTGGAGGGGCTGCGCGGCGAGTGCGAGTCGCTCGCCAAGCTCGGCCACTTCTCCGAGGTCCCGGGCACGCCCTACATCGAGCTGCCGCCCGCCGACCTGCCCGACGACCACCCGCGCCGCACGTTCCAGCGCACCGCGCTCACCGCGGTGGCGTACGACCTGTTTCCCGCCGACAGCGCACTGCGCGCGCTCTACGAGAGCGACGCGCTCATGGACTTCGTGCGCGTGCTGCTCGGGCGCGAGCGCATCTTCCGCTACGCGGACCCGTTCGGGGCGCTGAATCTCGCCTCGATGAGCGAAGGCGACGAGCTGCACTGGCACTACGACCAGACCGACTTCGTCGTGTCGATCGCGATCCAGTCGAGTGTCTCGGGCGGCGACTTCGAGTGTGTGCCGCTGCTCCGGAGCGAGGGCGACGAGCGCTACGACCTGGTGCGCGAGGTGCTGCGCGGGAACGGCGGCGATGCGGTCGCGACCATTCCCATGACTCCCGGCACGCTCATGGTGTTCGAGGGGCGGCGGTCACTGCACCGCGTGTCGCCGATCCGGGGCACGCGGCCACGCTGGGTGGCGCTGCTCGCCTACGACACGAAGCCGGGGACCGACAGCTCCCCCCTGCTCAAGCGCGTGCGCTACGGGCGGCTGCCCTGATGCGCGCGATGGAGATCGGCGAGAGCTTCGTCGGCGAAGGCGCCGAGGCGGCGCACGTGAACACCGTGCTCGGGCCGCGCTCGGGGCCGGTGGGCGCGGCCTGGGCCACGGCGCT
This sequence is a window from Myxococcota bacterium. Protein-coding genes within it:
- a CDS encoding LLM class F420-dependent oxidoreductase; this encodes MKIGVMSFNTEYTIRADRLASALEQRGFESLWLPEHTHIPIPPDGVVKSPLGEELPVEYRHMSDPFAGLAAAAAVTTRLTLGTCICLINQHHPIGLAKQVATLDQLSDGRFVFGVGAGWNVPEMQNHGVEFADRWQQAVERVAALKAIWTQERASFEGRWVRFGPMWQYPKPVQKPHPPIVLGTLDTPFGREQVARHADGWLPLTFNVSHTKRSIDDVRARMRKHGRDDTKLAVSLLFLEEKDQTADALRAAQDLGVERAILRLPVEPEARVLAFLDRAARVH
- a CDS encoding 2OG-Fe(II) oxygenase family protein, whose amino-acid sequence is MAAESLIDLERYPLFQLDSARGRELVRAAHEERARRGMAVLPGFLRADALEGLRGECESLAKLGHFSEVPGTPYIELPPADLPDDHPRRTFQRTALTAVAYDLFPADSALRALYESDALMDFVRVLLGRERIFRYADPFGALNLASMSEGDELHWHYDQTDFVVSIAIQSSVSGGDFECVPLLRSEGDERYDLVREVLRGNGGDAVATIPMTPGTLMVFEGRRSLHRVSPIRGTRPRWVALLAYDTKPGTDSSPLLKRVRYGRLP